From the genome of Hathewaya histolytica, one region includes:
- the tkt gene encoding transketolase → MDINELVVKNIRMLSVESIEKANSGHPGLPLGAAPMAYTLWSKVMNHNPENTNWVNRDRFILSAGHGSALLYSLLHTFGYDLSIEDLKNFRQWGSKTPGHPEYGHTVGVEVTTGPLGQGIANGVGMAMAEAHLAAKFNRENYSVIDHYTYVLAGDGCMMEGIASEASSLAGTLGLDKLIVLYDSNNISIEGNTDIAFREDVAKRYEAYGWNVLTVEDGNNIEEIEKAILKAKEDKDRPSLIVVTTTIGYGSPKQGTAATHGSPLGIEGMKSTKDFYKWSEGEDFSVPTEVKEFTESMKKLGAKKEAAWNKLFEEYKESYPELAKEWDKHFNQDLTEFINNEDLWNHESSVATRAASGTIINKLTKLMPNLFGGSADLAPSNNTNMKGLGEFSKEDRNGANIHFGVREHAMAAIGNGIVIHGGLRSFVATFFVFSDYMKASMRLSALMKLPLTYVLTHDSIGVGEDGPTHEPIEHLVALRSIPNFTVFRPADARETTAAWVASMERKDGPTGLVLSRQKLPLLEGTGKEALKGAYILKEAEKETPDVILMASGSEVSLIFEAEKELREKGISARVISMPSWELFEEQGEEYKEKVLPKNVRNRVAVEAASSMGWHKYVGLDGDIISMDTFGASAPGNILFEKFGFTVENVVETVLRQLNK, encoded by the coding sequence ATGGATATTAATGAATTAGTTGTAAAGAATATAAGAATGCTTTCGGTTGAATCAATAGAAAAAGCAAATTCAGGTCATCCAGGATTACCATTAGGGGCTGCTCCTATGGCGTACACTCTATGGAGCAAAGTGATGAATCATAATCCAGAAAATACTAACTGGGTAAACAGAGATAGATTTATTTTATCAGCAGGACATGGCTCTGCATTATTATACTCTTTATTACATACTTTTGGATACGATCTTTCAATTGAAGATTTAAAAAACTTTAGACAATGGGGAAGTAAGACTCCAGGACATCCAGAGTATGGCCATACAGTAGGTGTTGAAGTAACTACAGGACCACTTGGTCAAGGAATTGCAAATGGTGTAGGTATGGCTATGGCAGAGGCACATTTAGCTGCTAAATTTAATAGAGAAAATTATAGTGTAATTGATCACTATACTTATGTTTTAGCAGGTGATGGATGTATGATGGAAGGAATTGCATCAGAAGCTTCATCTTTAGCAGGAACATTAGGTTTAGATAAGTTAATAGTTTTATATGATTCTAATAATATTTCAATAGAAGGAAATACAGATATAGCATTTAGAGAAGATGTAGCTAAAAGATACGAAGCTTACGGATGGAATGTTTTAACTGTAGAAGATGGAAACAATATAGAAGAAATAGAAAAAGCTATTTTAAAAGCTAAAGAAGATAAAGACAGACCATCATTAATAGTTGTTACAACTACTATAGGATATGGTTCACCAAAACAAGGTACAGCTGCAACACATGGTTCACCTTTAGGAATTGAAGGGATGAAGTCTACAAAAGATTTCTATAAGTGGTCTGAAGGAGAAGATTTCTCCGTACCAACAGAAGTAAAAGAATTCACTGAAAGTATGAAAAAACTTGGGGCAAAGAAGGAAGCAGCTTGGAATAAGTTATTTGAAGAATATAAAGAAAGTTATCCAGAATTAGCTAAGGAATGGGATAAACACTTTAATCAAGATTTAACTGAATTTATAAATAACGAAGATTTATGGAATCATGAAAGTTCAGTTGCTACAAGAGCAGCTTCAGGAACAATTATAAATAAATTAACTAAGCTTATGCCAAACTTGTTTGGTGGTTCTGCAGACCTTGCACCATCAAACAATACAAACATGAAAGGCTTAGGTGAATTCTCTAAAGAAGATAGGAATGGTGCTAATATACACTTTGGAGTAAGAGAACATGCCATGGCTGCTATTGGTAATGGTATTGTAATTCATGGTGGATTAAGAAGCTTTGTAGCTACATTCTTTGTATTCTCTGACTACATGAAAGCTTCTATGAGATTATCAGCTTTAATGAAATTACCTTTAACTTATGTTTTAACTCATGATAGTATTGGTGTAGGAGAAGATGGTCCAACTCATGAGCCAATAGAACATTTAGTAGCTTTAAGAAGTATTCCAAACTTTACAGTATTTAGACCAGCAGATGCTAGAGAAACTACAGCTGCATGGGTAGCTTCAATGGAACGTAAAGATGGACCAACAGGACTTGTATTATCAAGACAAAAGCTACCTTTACTAGAAGGTACAGGAAAAGAAGCTTTAAAAGGTGCTTATATATTAAAAGAAGCTGAAAAGGAAACACCAGATGTTATATTAATGGCATCAGGTTCAGAAGTATCTTTAATATTTGAAGCTGAAAAAGAATTAAGAGAAAAGGGCATAAGTGCAAGAGTTATTAGTATGCCATCATGGGAACTATTTGAAGAGCAAGGGGAAGAATATAAAGAGAAAGTTCTTCCTAAGAATGTAAGAAATAGAGTTGCAGTAGAGGCAGCTTCTTCTATGGGTTGGCATAAGTATGTAGGATTAGATGGAGATATAATATCTATGGATACTTTTGGTGCTTCAGCTCCTGGAAATATATTATTTGAGAAATTTGGATTTACTGTAGAAAATGTAGTTGAAACTGTATTAAGACAATTAAATAAATAG
- a CDS encoding Na+/H+ antiporter NhaC family protein, whose product MSIGKGKNSKGNPIALLPMLVFLVLYLATSIITADFYKMPVIIALLAACIVAFIMNRKESIDTKLELFAKGAGNLDIIIMILIFIFSGAFASVAKSMGSVESTVNIGLKFLPSNILIAGVFLISCFISLSIGTSMGTIAALAPIALGIAEKIGVSNALAIGAVVGGSMFGDNLSMLSDTTIAAVRTQGTNLKEKFKINLYMVIPSVIITTMILIFMTKGAKVNLTGNYEYSLIKVVPYIVVLVGALSGINVLTVLVTGVGLAGIIGLATKSFGVWEFLKAANEGILGMSELIIISMLVAGLVQIISHNGGIDYMLYIISKNMKSRRGAELGIAFLVSLVNLCTANNTVSIVITGSIAKNVSEEYGISPAKTASILDIFSNAVQGIIPYGAQLLLASTLSKISPIEIMRYLHYPYLMCIVSVICIIVGFPKDKNTKLNEKTEKFSIVK is encoded by the coding sequence ATGAGTATAGGGAAAGGAAAAAACTCAAAAGGGAACCCCATAGCATTATTACCAATGTTAGTATTTTTAGTTCTATATCTTGCAACATCTATAATAACAGCTGACTTTTATAAAATGCCTGTTATTATAGCTCTTTTAGCAGCATGTATAGTAGCCTTTATAATGAATAGAAAGGAATCTATAGATACTAAGTTGGAGTTATTTGCTAAAGGTGCGGGAAATTTAGATATTATAATAATGATTCTTATCTTTATCTTTTCAGGTGCTTTTGCAAGTGTAGCCAAATCTATGGGATCCGTAGAATCTACAGTAAATATAGGGTTAAAATTTTTACCGAGTAATATTTTAATTGCAGGTGTGTTTTTAATTTCATGTTTTATTTCACTATCAATTGGTACATCCATGGGGACTATAGCAGCACTTGCACCTATTGCATTAGGTATAGCAGAGAAAATAGGAGTATCAAATGCCTTAGCTATAGGGGCTGTTGTTGGAGGATCAATGTTTGGGGACAACCTATCAATGCTTTCAGATACAACCATAGCAGCTGTTAGGACACAAGGTACTAATTTGAAGGAAAAATTTAAGATAAACTTATATATGGTGATTCCTTCTGTTATTATAACTACAATGATATTAATATTTATGACTAAAGGTGCTAAAGTTAATTTAACAGGTAATTATGAATATAGTTTAATAAAAGTAGTTCCATACATAGTGGTATTAGTTGGAGCATTATCTGGAATAAACGTTCTTACTGTATTAGTTACAGGGGTTGGGCTTGCAGGTATTATAGGGCTTGCAACCAAATCTTTTGGAGTATGGGAATTTTTAAAAGCAGCTAATGAAGGAATTTTAGGTATGTCAGAACTTATAATAATATCTATGTTAGTTGCAGGATTAGTCCAGATAATAAGTCATAATGGTGGAATTGATTACATGTTATACATAATTAGTAAGAACATGAAGAGTAGGAGAGGCGCTGAACTTGGTATAGCCTTCTTGGTAAGTTTAGTAAATCTTTGTACAGCTAATAATACAGTATCAATTGTAATTACAGGTTCTATAGCTAAAAATGTAAGTGAGGAATATGGAATAAGTCCAGCTAAGACAGCAAGTATACTAGACATATTTTCTAATGCAGTTCAAGGTATTATTCCATATGGTGCACAGTTATTATTAGCATCTACTCTCTCAAAGATATCACCAATAGAAATAATGAGATACTTGCATTATCCTTATCTTATGTGTATAGTATCTGTAATTTGTATAATAGTTGGTTTTCCAAAAGATAAGAATACAAAGCTTAATGAAAAAACAGAAAAATTCTCTATTGTAAAATAG
- a CDS encoding tRNA threonylcarbamoyladenosine dehydratase, giving the protein MVKHSLSRTELLVGKEALNKLKNSKVVVLGIGGVGSFATEALTRSGVGNLILVDVDTVCVTNINRQVIANYNTIDKPKVEVMRERILSINPKCNVDIYQRFINKDNMKDIIPTDVDYVIDAIDTVSSKIDVIEYCVKNNINIISSMGTGNKLDPTKFKVTTLNKTKICPLAKVMRHELRKRGIEKVKVLYSEETPRKPKVEDVITSKEVCISNNASEKRPTKRQTPASISFVPPVAGMIIGGEVIKEIIKEYL; this is encoded by the coding sequence ATGGTGAAACATTCATTATCAAGAACAGAACTTTTAGTAGGCAAAGAAGCACTAAATAAACTTAAGAATTCTAAAGTAGTTGTACTAGGGATAGGCGGAGTAGGTAGTTTTGCAACAGAAGCTTTAACAAGATCAGGAGTAGGGAATTTAATATTAGTTGATGTTGATACAGTTTGTGTTACTAATATTAATAGGCAAGTTATTGCAAACTATAATACTATTGATAAACCTAAAGTAGAGGTCATGAGAGAAAGAATTTTAAGCATAAATCCTAAATGTAATGTTGATATTTATCAACGTTTTATAAATAAAGATAATATGAAGGATATTATACCTACAGATGTAGATTATGTTATAGATGCAATAGATACAGTTTCTTCAAAAATTGATGTAATAGAATACTGTGTTAAAAACAATATAAATATTATAAGTTCAATGGGAACAGGTAATAAATTAGATCCAACTAAGTTTAAGGTTACAACCTTAAATAAAACTAAAATATGTCCTTTAGCAAAAGTAATGAGACATGAATTAAGAAAAAGAGGTATAGAAAAGGTAAAAGTTCTTTATTCAGAAGAGACACCTAGAAAACCTAAAGTTGAAGATGTAATTACTAGTAAAGAAGTGTGCATAAGTAATAATGCAAGTGAAAAACGGCCGACTAAGAGGCAAACTCCTGCAAGTATATCTTTTGTACCACCTGTGGCAGGTATGATAATTGGTGGAGAGGTTATAAAAGAAATAATAAAAGAATATCTATAA
- a CDS encoding toxic anion resistance protein, whose translation MENNIDNSIIEIKEDDMKDVANKFKEELQDSKEVMALTTKININDGNAILDFGNEPANKIAEFSDRILKSIKTSSVEGSSEMIKQLTSIMKKFDKNDFIEEKQGFFQRLFNSPSKAIEKLMGKYKTIGGEIDTIYTQLTGYKKDINDVNIMLDAMYEENVHYYRELEKYIAAGKIIEHDIEENLLPKLEKKAADSGDQMDIINVENMKNSLELLKQRIYDLEMGKVVSLQTAPQIRIIQKGNYKLVSKIHSAFVVTIPVFKNGIIQAVALKRQKLVADSLSELDKTTNELLIKNAENIKNQSVDIAKLAGSSSVKIETLEQTWNTIMQGIEETKQIEEDNKKNREESLVKIRDMQEQMKEKSIV comes from the coding sequence ATGGAGAATAATATAGATAATTCAATTATTGAAATTAAAGAAGATGATATGAAAGATGTTGCAAATAAATTTAAAGAGGAGTTACAGGACTCAAAGGAAGTTATGGCTCTTACCACAAAAATAAATATTAATGACGGAAATGCTATTTTGGATTTTGGTAATGAACCTGCTAATAAAATAGCTGAGTTTTCAGATAGAATATTAAAAAGTATAAAAACTTCTAGTGTTGAAGGTTCTAGTGAAATGATAAAACAACTAACTTCAATTATGAAGAAATTTGATAAAAATGATTTTATAGAAGAAAAACAAGGGTTTTTTCAAAGATTATTTAATTCACCTTCAAAAGCCATAGAAAAGCTTATGGGTAAATATAAAACCATAGGGGGAGAAATAGATACTATATATACGCAATTAACAGGTTATAAAAAAGATATAAATGATGTTAATATCATGTTAGATGCCATGTATGAAGAAAATGTTCATTATTATAGAGAATTAGAAAAGTATATAGCAGCTGGTAAAATTATTGAACATGACATAGAAGAAAATCTTCTTCCTAAATTAGAAAAAAAGGCAGCAGATAGTGGAGATCAGATGGATATTATAAATGTGGAGAATATGAAGAATTCTTTAGAGCTTTTAAAGCAAAGAATATATGACCTAGAGATGGGAAAAGTCGTATCCCTTCAAACTGCTCCACAGATTAGAATTATTCAAAAAGGTAACTATAAGCTTGTATCTAAAATTCATTCTGCCTTTGTGGTAACTATACCAGTATTTAAAAATGGTATTATTCAGGCAGTAGCTTTAAAAAGGCAAAAACTTGTGGCAGATTCTTTAAGTGAATTGGATAAAACTACAAATGAACTTCTTATAAAAAATGCAGAGAATATAAAGAATCAGAGTGTGGATATAGCAAAACTTGCAGGATCATCAAGTGTTAAGATTGAAACTTTAGAACAAACTTGGAACACTATAATGCAAGGAATAGAAGAAACAAAACAAATAGAGGAAGATAATAAGAAGAACAGAGAAGAAAGTTTAGTAAAAATAAGAGATATGCAAGAACAAATGAAAGAAAAATCTATAGTCTAG